A section of the Rhodobacter sp. genome encodes:
- a CDS encoding LysR family transcriptional regulator: MDWKDLPSLASLRAFEALARQGSLSAAARELNVTHAAVSQHLRHLETEFGEVLARRDGQGMQLTEAGHELAAALGEGFARIAEGVLTLRNRRETRPVVVALTPSFAEVWLMPRIGAFWAAHPEVELRLVPSTGLSDMRREGIDIAIRFGRGDWPGIEAEPLALSRFVVVAAPGFTRARTLADLGKLTAHDWFFSGAATEQRVWGQAIGVDFDTVGAREMANNGMVVSAVRAGLGLSIQSRALVAPDLASGQLVALHEGDPEGLGYYLVTRPGPLSPGARLFRSWLRKAAKAA; the protein is encoded by the coding sequence ATGGACTGGAAGGATCTTCCCTCGCTGGCGTCGTTGCGCGCCTTCGAGGCGCTGGCGCGCCAGGGCAGCCTGTCGGCGGCGGCGCGCGAACTGAACGTCACGCACGCGGCGGTGTCGCAGCACCTGCGGCATCTGGAAACCGAATTCGGCGAGGTGCTGGCACGGCGCGACGGGCAGGGCATGCAACTGACCGAGGCCGGCCACGAACTGGCGGCCGCGCTGGGCGAGGGGTTCGCCCGCATCGCCGAGGGGGTGCTGACGCTGCGCAATCGGCGCGAGACGCGCCCTGTCGTCGTCGCGCTGACGCCGTCCTTTGCCGAGGTCTGGCTGATGCCGCGTATCGGCGCCTTCTGGGCCGCCCACCCTGAGGTCGAGCTGCGCCTGGTGCCCAGCACCGGCCTGTCCGACATGCGCCGCGAGGGGATCGACATCGCCATCCGCTTTGGCCGGGGCGACTGGCCGGGGATCGAGGCCGAGCCGCTGGCGCTCAGCCGGTTCGTGGTGGTGGCGGCGCCGGGGTTCACGCGGGCGCGCACGCTGGCCGATCTGGGCAAGCTGACGGCGCACGACTGGTTCTTTTCCGGTGCCGCCACCGAACAGCGGGTCTGGGGGCAGGCGATCGGGGTCGATTTCGACACGGTCGGCGCGCGCGAGATGGCCAACAACGGCATGGTCGTCAGCGCGGTCCGCGCCGGGCTGGGCCTGTCGATCCAGTCGCGCGCGCTGGTCGCGCCGGACCTCGCCTCGGGGCAGTTGGTGGCCCTGCACGAGGGCGACCCCGAGGGGCTGGGCTATTACCTGGTCACGCGCCCCGGGCCGCTGTCGCCGGGCGCGCGCCTGTTCCGGTCCTGGTTGCGCAAGGCAGCGAAAGCGGCCTGA
- a CDS encoding MFS transporter yields the protein MADQTAAPAPAPAKDIIATHYAVLVSIALCHFINDVMQSVLSASYPLLHDEFALSFTQIGLMTLAFMGTASVLQPLVGTLTDRHPFPQSLTIGMGSTMLGLLLLAHAPSYPFLLAGASLIGIGSAVFHPEASRVARVAAGRRFGTAQSTFQVGGNLGSAAGPLLAAFIVVPSGRGSVAWFAALALLGMVILSQVGRWHANHRRTGKRAVVFKDHGLPRHRIVLTIGLLAFLVFTKNAYMASLGSYYTFFLIEKFHLTTQQSQGMLFLFLASAAAGVIFGGPIGDRIGTRAVIWVSILGVLPFTLALPYVNLFWTGVLTVFIGLILSSAFPAIVVFAQELVPGRVGLIAGLFFGMAFGIGGLAAAALGLLADAHGIEFVYRMCGFLPALGILAAFLPRLQRIEA from the coding sequence ATGGCCGACCAGACCGCCGCCCCCGCCCCCGCCCCCGCGAAAGACATCATCGCGACCCATTACGCGGTGCTTGTGTCCATCGCGCTGTGTCATTTCATCAATGACGTGATGCAATCCGTCCTGTCCGCCAGCTATCCGCTGCTGCATGACGAATTCGCCCTGTCCTTTACCCAGATCGGGCTGATGACGCTGGCCTTCATGGGCACGGCATCGGTGCTGCAACCGCTGGTCGGCACGCTGACCGACCGCCACCCGTTCCCGCAATCGCTGACCATCGGCATGGGCAGCACGATGCTGGGGCTGCTGCTGCTGGCGCACGCGCCCAGCTACCCGTTCCTGCTGGCCGGCGCGTCGCTGATCGGCATCGGCTCGGCGGTGTTCCACCCTGAGGCCAGCCGCGTCGCGCGCGTCGCCGCCGGGCGCCGGTTCGGCACCGCGCAATCGACGTTCCAGGTGGGCGGCAACCTGGGCAGCGCCGCCGGGCCCCTGCTGGCGGCCTTCATCGTCGTGCCTTCGGGGCGCGGGTCGGTCGCGTGGTTCGCGGCGCTGGCCCTGCTGGGGATGGTGATCTTGTCGCAGGTCGGGCGCTGGCACGCCAACCACCGCCGCACCGGCAAACGCGCCGTGGTGTTCAAGGACCACGGATTGCCGCGCCACCGCATCGTCCTGACCATCGGCCTGCTGGCGTTCCTGGTGTTCACCAAGAATGCCTATATGGCGTCGCTCGGGTCGTATTACACCTTTTTCCTGATCGAGAAATTCCATCTGACCACCCAGCAGTCGCAAGGGATGCTGTTCCTGTTCCTGGCCTCGGCGGCGGCGGGGGTGATCTTTGGCGGTCCGATCGGCGACCGGATCGGAACGCGGGCGGTGATCTGGGTGTCGATCCTGGGCGTGCTGCCCTTCACCTTGGCCTTGCCTTATGTGAACCTGTTCTGGACCGGGGTCCTGACGGTGTTCATCGGCCTGATCCTGTCCTCGGCCTTTCCGGCGATTGTGGTCTTCGCACAAGAGCTGGTGCCGGGCCGCGTGGGGCTGATCGCGGGGCTGTTCTTCGGCATGGCCTTTGGCATCGGCGGGCTGGCGGCGGCGGCGCTGGGGCTGCTGGCGGACGCCCACGGGATCGAATTCGTCTATCGGATGTGCGGATTCCTGCCGGCGTTGGGGATTCTGGCGGCCTTTCTGCCGCGCCTGCAACGGATCGAGGCCTGA
- a CDS encoding ketopantoate reductase family protein yields the protein MRIIVYGLGAVGGIVAAALVRSGTEVIAIARGRMLEAMRAGGLRLRTPEVDDTVTVTTVAHPAEIAFRPDDAILLCMKTQDTLPALEALRDAGVTDQPVFCMQNGVANEAMALRLFPRVHGVTVMMPATYLTPGEVITYALPQFGMFDIGRYPQGADADDHALAERLRAANFAAFVKPAVMASKYGKLLLNLGNISGAAFATGTDDTALRKALRAEGAAVFAAAGIACEDVSDSDPRRKIHSRHGDVPGAPAMTNSTLQSLLKGSAVETDWLNGEIALLGRKHGVPTPLNDALIALSVRMRREGLAPGSLDLAAFLADQASNRVTTVAPTD from the coding sequence ATGCGCATCATCGTCTACGGTCTGGGCGCGGTCGGCGGGATCGTGGCGGCGGCGCTGGTCCGCTCGGGCACCGAGGTGATCGCCATCGCCCGCGGCCGGATGCTGGAGGCGATGCGCGCCGGCGGCCTGCGTCTGCGCACGCCCGAGGTGGACGACACCGTCACCGTGACCACGGTCGCCCACCCCGCCGAGATCGCCTTTCGCCCCGATGACGCGATCTTGCTGTGCATGAAGACGCAGGACACCTTGCCCGCGCTTGAGGCGCTGCGCGACGCGGGCGTTACCGACCAGCCGGTGTTCTGCATGCAGAACGGCGTCGCGAACGAGGCCATGGCGCTCAGGCTCTTTCCCCGGGTCCACGGCGTCACGGTGATGATGCCCGCGACCTATCTGACGCCGGGCGAGGTCATCACCTACGCGCTGCCGCAGTTCGGCATGTTCGACATCGGCCGCTATCCGCAGGGCGCCGATGCCGACGACCACGCCCTGGCCGAGCGGCTGCGCGCGGCCAATTTCGCGGCCTTCGTGAAACCCGCGGTGATGGCTTCGAAATACGGCAAGCTTTTGTTGAACCTCGGGAATATCTCGGGTGCGGCCTTTGCCACGGGCACCGACGACACCGCGTTGCGCAAGGCCCTCAGGGCCGAAGGCGCGGCGGTTTTCGCCGCCGCCGGCATCGCGTGCGAGGACGTCTCGGACTCGGATCCGCGCCGAAAGATCCACAGCCGCCACGGCGACGTTCCCGGCGCCCCCGCGATGACCAACTCCACCCTGCAAAGCCTGCTCAAGGGCAGCGCGGTCGAGACCGACTGGCTGAACGGCGAGATTGCGCTGCTGGGCCGCAAGCACGGCGTGCCGACGCCCCTGAACGACGCCCTGATCGCGCTGTCGGTGCGGATGCGCCGCGAGGGGCTGGCGCCCGGCTCGCTGGATCTGGCGGCGTTCCTGGCCGATCAGGCGTCGAACCGGGTCACGACGGTCGCGCCCACCGACTGA
- a CDS encoding translocation/assembly module TamB domain-containing protein yields the protein MARRTRFVGWLALLLALMLLAAAPARPSPEEDQGILAGMLQDLLSGAGREVRIRGFSGALSSRATIQELTIADDQGVWITLHDVVLDWNRAALLDRRVEVNELSAQRITVSRLPSSGAEDATALPSPTASEGFRLPELPVAVQIGTVRAEAVVLEPAVTGRQATLTLTGSAQLEGRQGTAQFDAHRTDGTTGVFRFSGGFDNRSRELALSFDLTEGPDGIASTLLGIPGRPALGMTLRGTGPISTFTAQIGVTTNGTQQIAGIFSLVDQTPDTGVLQGGGFTLDVQGDLRSLIPDNLHPFFGANSRLRATGQRSEAGEIEIPELLISTNAMRVNGTAALGADGLPLRVQVTAGIARGDGEPVLLPGTSGAAQINRATLQVSYDQAQSRDWTVRGDLETLALPGLRIGTTTLDARGRLNAAADVAAHPDATLPLWEGSFEFAAQGIEADDPAMQQAIGAQVFGLASLSWPGGGAPLDLTGLALEGQTVSLTAYGQIEGLTFDGYAEFEAPDLSAFSGLAGRPLAGDTLVTLRGQANPLTGALDLSADLTTTDLSVNIPEADAFLAGQSTLALSVMRDTQGTELRNLTLNAGTAEIRAQGRIDPNQSALSLRFDVADLSRLGDGYGGRLALDSRLNTTGSVQRLQLDGAVIDLQLADLPASSVVRGLFFGANRLRADLVRDGQGTHVNQFSVQGPRLDLAAAGLWSPEAPDLTVTLNRLDMAALSAGGQGQIAGRAEVSGDAATTRYALDLRAPRPVATGIRAVDALVGQGAALTARVTTQADGALDIDNAHLDATGLSARISGAQAADGRARFAIEATLDNLDRIAPGLTGALELRSDVTRAPGDSGYGVSARVTGPSDLNLTIGGQVHDTRDLALTLDGQVRAALFNPLIEPANVAGLIVARGTITGRPALDSLRMTASIRDARYVLPPAGVAFRDIEATAQIRGLDTVVHVEGTSLSGGRGTIDGAIRLNPARDADLRVTAQDLVVQQPNLFQARVTGSVSLVGALAHNALVSGHVTVNQAEIEIPNSPLSRQGVGLAGLVHVGEGAASRETRINAGIARGTSHGRDPIPLRLDLTLDAPNRVFVRGRGLDAELGGQLRLGGSTREVVPAGSFGLIRGRLDLLGNRFTLTDGSASMIGSFIPFVSLTATTESEGVTTSVTLSGQANSPEITFSSVPELPQDEVLARLIFRRSLASLSPFQAAQLALSVATLTGRAENSILSRTRQAMGLDDLDFTVDAAGNTQLRAGRHVGERVYTDVSVDSAGQGEVTINLDLTPNVTLRGRADTDGGSGIGIFFERDY from the coding sequence ATGGCCCGTCGCACCCGGTTCGTCGGCTGGCTGGCGCTGTTGCTGGCGCTGATGCTGCTGGCCGCCGCGCCCGCGCGCCCCTCGCCCGAGGAAGACCAGGGCATTCTGGCCGGCATGTTGCAGGACCTTCTGTCGGGCGCCGGGCGCGAGGTGCGGATACGCGGGTTTTCCGGCGCGCTGTCGTCGCGCGCGACGATCCAGGAATTGACCATCGCCGACGACCAGGGCGTCTGGATCACCCTGCATGACGTGGTGCTGGACTGGAACCGGGCGGCGCTGCTGGACCGGCGGGTCGAGGTGAACGAACTCAGTGCCCAGCGGATCACCGTGTCGCGCTTGCCCTCCAGCGGTGCCGAGGACGCCACGGCGCTGCCCAGCCCGACCGCGAGCGAGGGGTTCCGCCTGCCCGAGCTGCCAGTCGCGGTGCAGATCGGCACGGTCCGCGCCGAGGCGGTGGTGCTGGAGCCCGCGGTGACCGGCCGGCAGGCAACGCTGACCCTCACCGGGTCGGCCCAGCTCGAAGGGCGGCAGGGCACCGCGCAGTTCGACGCCCACCGCACCGACGGGACCACGGGCGTGTTCCGGTTTTCCGGCGGGTTCGACAACCGCTCACGCGAACTGGCGCTGTCTTTCGACCTGACCGAGGGGCCGGACGGCATCGCCAGCACGCTGCTGGGGATCCCGGGCCGCCCGGCTCTGGGCATGACGCTGCGCGGCACGGGGCCGATCAGCACCTTCACCGCGCAGATCGGGGTTACCACGAACGGCACCCAGCAGATCGCCGGGATCTTCTCGCTGGTGGACCAGACGCCGGATACCGGGGTGCTGCAAGGCGGGGGGTTCACACTGGATGTCCAGGGCGATCTGCGGTCGCTGATCCCCGACAACCTGCACCCGTTCTTTGGTGCCAACAGCCGCCTGCGGGCGACGGGCCAGCGGTCCGAAGCCGGTGAGATCGAGATCCCCGAACTGCTGATTTCGACCAATGCGATGCGGGTGAACGGCACCGCGGCGCTGGGGGCGGATGGGCTGCCCCTGCGCGTGCAGGTCACCGCCGGGATCGCGCGGGGCGATGGCGAGCCGGTGCTGCTGCCGGGGACCTCGGGCGCGGCGCAGATCAACCGCGCGACCTTGCAGGTCAGCTACGATCAGGCGCAATCGCGCGACTGGACGGTGCGCGGCGATCTGGAAACGCTGGCACTGCCCGGGCTGCGAATCGGCACGACGACGCTGGACGCGCGCGGGCGGCTGAACGCCGCCGCCGACGTCGCGGCGCATCCCGACGCCACCCTGCCCCTGTGGGAGGGCTCGTTCGAATTCGCCGCCCAGGGGATCGAGGCCGACGATCCGGCGATGCAGCAGGCGATCGGCGCACAGGTTTTCGGGCTGGCCAGTCTCAGTTGGCCAGGCGGTGGCGCCCCGCTGGACCTGACCGGCCTGGCGCTGGAGGGGCAGACGGTCTCGCTGACCGCCTATGGCCAGATCGAGGGGCTGACCTTTGACGGCTATGCCGAGTTCGAGGCCCCCGACCTGTCCGCCTTTTCCGGCCTGGCGGGGCGGCCGCTGGCGGGTGACACGCTGGTGACGCTGCGCGGGCAGGCCAACCCGCTGACCGGCGCGCTGGACCTGTCGGCGGACCTGACGACCACCGATCTGTCGGTCAACATCCCCGAGGCCGACGCCTTTCTGGCCGGGCAATCGACGCTGGCGCTGTCGGTGATGCGCGACACCCAGGGCACCGAGCTGCGCAATCTCACGCTGAACGCGGGCACCGCCGAGATCCGCGCCCAGGGCCGCATCGACCCGAACCAGAGCGCCCTGAGCCTGCGGTTCGACGTGGCGGACCTGTCGCGGCTGGGGGATGGCTATGGTGGGCGTCTGGCGCTGGATTCGCGGCTGAACACCACGGGGTCGGTGCAGCGGCTGCAACTGGACGGCGCAGTGATCGACCTGCAACTGGCCGACTTGCCCGCGTCCTCGGTCGTGCGGGGCCTGTTCTTTGGCGCGAACCGGCTGCGCGCCGATCTGGTGCGTGACGGGCAGGGAACGCATGTCAACCAGTTCTCGGTGCAGGGGCCGCGGCTGGATCTGGCGGCGGCCGGGCTGTGGTCCCCCGAGGCGCCCGACCTGACCGTGACGCTGAACCGGCTGGACATGGCCGCCCTCAGCGCCGGCGGGCAGGGCCAGATTGCCGGCCGGGCCGAGGTCTCCGGCGACGCCGCAACGACACGCTATGCGCTGGACCTGCGCGCGCCCCGGCCGGTTGCGACCGGGATTCGGGCGGTGGATGCTCTGGTCGGGCAGGGCGCCGCGCTGACGGCGCGCGTGACGACGCAGGCCGACGGCGCGCTCGACATCGACAACGCGCATCTCGATGCGACGGGGCTTTCGGCGCGCATCAGCGGCGCGCAGGCGGCGGACGGGCGCGCGCGCTTCGCGATCGAGGCCACGCTGGACAACCTGGACCGGATCGCACCCGGTCTGACCGGCGCGCTGGAGCTGCGGTCCGATGTGACACGCGCACCGGGCGACAGTGGCTATGGCGTCAGCGCGCGGGTGACGGGGCCGTCGGACCTGAACCTGACGATCGGCGGGCAGGTGCACGACACGCGCGACCTGGCGCTGACGCTGGACGGGCAAGTGCGCGCCGCGCTGTTCAATCCGCTGATCGAACCGGCCAATGTCGCGGGGTTGATCGTGGCGCGCGGCACCATCACCGGCCGCCCGGCGCTGGATTCGCTGCGCATGACGGCGTCGATCCGTGACGCGCGCTATGTCCTGCCGCCCGCCGGCGTCGCCTTTCGCGACATCGAGGCCACGGCGCAGATCCGCGGCCTGGATACCGTGGTGCATGTCGAGGGGACCTCGTTGTCGGGCGGGCGCGGCACCATCGACGGCGCGATCCGCCTGAACCCGGCGCGCGACGCCGATCTGCGCGTCACCGCGCAGGACCTGGTCGTGCAGCAACCCAACCTGTTCCAGGCCCGTGTTACCGGCAGCGTCAGCCTGGTCGGGGCGCTGGCCCACAACGCGCTGGTGTCGGGGCATGTCACCGTCAACCAGGCCGAAATCGAGATCCCCAATTCACCCCTGTCGCGGCAGGGTGTCGGTCTGGCGGGTCTGGTCCATGTCGGCGAGGGCGCGGCAAGCCGCGAGACCCGCATCAACGCAGGCATCGCGCGCGGCACCAGCCACGGGCGCGATCCGATCCCGCTGCGGCTGGACCTGACGCTGGATGCGCCCAACCGCGTCTTTGTGCGCGGGCGCGGGCTGGATGCGGAACTGGGTGGCCAGTTGCGGCTGGGCGGCAGCACGCGCGAGGTCGTGCCGGCGGGCAGTTTCGGTCTGATCCGGGGGCGGCTGGACCTGCTGGGCAACCGCTTTACGCTGACCGACGGATCGGCCAGCATGATCGGCAGTTTCATCCCCTTCGTCAGCCTGACCGCGACCACGGAATCCGAGGGGGTGACGACCTCGGTCACGCTGTCGGGGCAGGCCAACAGCCCCGAGATCACCTTCAGCTCGGTGCCCGAACTGCCCCAGGACGAGGTTCTGGCGCGGTTGATCTTCCGCCGGTCCCTGGCCTCGCTCAGCCCGTTCCAGGCGGCGCAACTGGCGTTGTCGGTGGCCACGCTGACCGGGCGGGCCGAGAATTCGATCCTCAGCCGCACGCGGCAGGCGATGGGGCTGGACGATCTGGATTTCACCGTGGACGCGGCCGGCAACACCCAGTTGCGGGCCGGGCGTCATGTCGGCGAGCGGGTCTATACCGATGTCAGCGTGGACAGCGCCGGGCAGGGCGAGGTGACGATCAACCTGGACCTGACCCCCAACGTCACCCTGCGCGGGCGTGCCGATACCGACGGCGGGTCCGGTATCGGCATCTTCTTCGAGCGCGACTATTGA
- a CDS encoding BamA/TamA family outer membrane protein encodes MESLEFSVPGASAELLADLRASSLLLAAQAEGHTAPIDLMAAARAEYGQLLDLLYEDGRYAPAIHVRVDGQEAADVSPLRTPSRIDRIAVRIDLGPQFTFGTATIAPLAPGTVLPAGFAPGLPARSTVVRDALGAALDGWRARGHALAEPSGQRVVADHDTNRLNISLTLAPGPQLHVGRVVPEGNERTRTERIQAIAGLEPGSVHDPAAIRAAETRLRQTGTFASVVLRTADRANPDGTIDIAAQVEEAPPRRIGFGAEIDSESGGRLSGFWMHRNLTGGADRLRLEAAVDGIAARTGGLGFSLDARYVRPATPNRDTDLELGLNAVRQNERDYLADAFTADGLFRRTYSPTLSATAGVNLRYERATYAGTRNDFGTLGLPVSVTQDTRDRALDASRGHYLWVEAMPYAGFGQAASGLRLRFDARAYADIGTEGRVVLAGRAQLGALIGPSLNAAPRGFLFYSGGGGSVRGMPYQSLGVSGPPASGGRGFAALSGELRVRVNDSFAIVAFADAGAVSSGAFTGSHDWQAGAGLGVRYATPIGPLRLDLAAPLRRNAGVTSNAMQIYFGIGQAF; translated from the coding sequence TTGGAATCGCTGGAGTTCTCGGTTCCCGGCGCCTCGGCTGAGCTGCTGGCCGACCTGCGCGCAAGTTCCCTGCTGCTGGCCGCCCAGGCCGAAGGGCACACCGCGCCGATCGACCTGATGGCGGCGGCGCGGGCGGAATACGGGCAACTTCTCGACCTGCTCTATGAGGACGGGCGCTACGCGCCGGCCATTCATGTGCGGGTGGACGGGCAAGAGGCGGCGGATGTCTCGCCGCTCAGGACGCCCTCGCGGATCGACCGGATTGCCGTGCGGATCGATCTGGGGCCGCAATTCACCTTTGGCACCGCCACGATTGCGCCGCTTGCGCCGGGCACGGTTCTGCCCGCCGGGTTCGCACCGGGCCTGCCCGCGCGCTCGACCGTGGTGCGCGATGCGCTTGGGGCCGCGCTGGATGGCTGGCGGGCCCGGGGCCATGCCCTGGCCGAACCGTCCGGGCAGCGCGTGGTTGCCGATCACGACACCAACCGGCTGAACATCAGCCTGACCTTGGCGCCCGGCCCGCAATTGCATGTCGGGCGGGTGGTGCCGGAAGGCAACGAACGCACCCGCACCGAACGCATCCAGGCGATTGCCGGGCTGGAGCCGGGCAGCGTGCATGACCCGGCGGCGATCCGCGCGGCGGAAACCCGTCTCAGGCAGACCGGCACCTTTGCCTCGGTGGTGTTGCGCACCGCCGATCGGGCCAACCCCGACGGCACCATCGACATCGCCGCCCAAGTCGAGGAAGCGCCGCCGCGTCGCATCGGCTTTGGCGCCGAGATCGATTCCGAATCCGGCGGCCGGTTGAGCGGTTTCTGGATGCACCGCAACCTGACCGGCGGCGCCGACCGGCTGCGGCTCGAGGCGGCGGTGGACGGCATCGCCGCGCGCACGGGCGGACTGGGGTTTTCGCTGGATGCGCGCTATGTCCGTCCTGCCACGCCGAACCGCGACACCGACCTGGAACTGGGTCTCAATGCCGTGCGCCAGAACGAGCGCGACTATCTGGCTGACGCCTTCACCGCCGACGGCCTGTTTCGCCGCACCTATTCCCCGACCCTCAGCGCCACCGCCGGGGTCAACCTGCGCTATGAGCGCGCGACCTATGCCGGCACGCGCAACGATTTCGGCACGCTGGGCTTGCCCGTTTCCGTCACCCAAGACACCCGCGACCGGGCTCTCGATGCCAGCCGGGGCCACTATCTTTGGGTCGAGGCCATGCCCTATGCGGGCTTTGGCCAGGCGGCGAGCGGTCTCAGGCTGCGGTTCGATGCGCGCGCCTACGCCGATATCGGAACCGAGGGGCGCGTGGTGCTGGCCGGGCGGGCACAACTGGGGGCGCTGATCGGCCCTTCGCTGAACGCGGCGCCGCGTGGCTTCCTGTTCTATTCGGGCGGCGGCGGCAGCGTGCGCGGGATGCCCTATCAATCGCTGGGCGTCAGCGGGCCGCCGGCCTCGGGCGGGCGCGGCTTTGCGGCGCTCTCGGGCGAGCTGCGGGTGCGGGTCAACGACAGTTTCGCGATCGTGGCCTTTGCCGACGCGGGCGCTGTGTCATCGGGCGCGTTTACCGGCAGTCACGACTGGCAGGCCGGGGCCGGGCTGGGCGTGCGCTACGCCACCCCAATCGGGCCGCTGCGGCTGGATCTGGCCGCGCCGCTGCGGCGCAACGCAGGGGTGACCAGCAACGCCATGCAGATCTATTTCGGCATCGGCCAGGCGTTCTGA
- a CDS encoding adenosylhomocysteinase, which yields MATDYIVKDIKLADYGRKELDIAETEMPGLMACREEYGASQPLKGAKIAGSLHMTIQTAVLIETLKALGADVRWASCNIFSTQDHAAAAIAASGTPVFAIKGETLVDYWEYTDKIFQFGGEGGMCNMILDDGGDATLYILLGARVEEGEDDLIAVPKSEEEEALFAQIRKRIAATPGWFVKQRHAIRGVSEETTTGVHRLYDLHKKGQLPFPAINVNDSVTKSKFDNKYGCKESLVDGIRRATDTMMAGKVAVVCGYGDVGKGSAASLRGAGARVKVTEIDPICALQAAMDGFEVVTLEDVAASADIFITTTGNKDVIRIEHMRAMKDMAIVGNIGHFDNEIQVAQLKNHKWTNIKDQVDMIEMPSGSRIILLSEGRLLNLGNATGHPSFVMSASFTNQVLAQIELFSKKGEYAPGVYILPKHLDEKVARLHLARIGVKLTELKPDQADYIGVTIDGPFKPEHYRY from the coding sequence ATGGCAACCGATTACATCGTCAAGGACATCAAACTCGCCGATTACGGGCGCAAGGAACTGGACATCGCGGAAACCGAGATGCCCGGCCTGATGGCCTGCCGCGAGGAATATGGCGCGTCGCAGCCCCTGAAAGGGGCCAAGATCGCCGGCTCGCTGCACATGACGATCCAGACCGCCGTGCTGATCGAAACGCTCAAGGCCCTTGGGGCGGATGTCCGCTGGGCTTCGTGCAACATCTTCTCGACCCAGGACCACGCCGCGGCGGCGATCGCCGCCAGCGGCACGCCGGTCTTTGCCATCAAGGGCGAAACACTGGTCGATTACTGGGAATATACCGACAAGATCTTCCAGTTCGGCGGCGAGGGCGGCATGTGCAACATGATCCTCGACGACGGCGGCGACGCGACGCTCTACATCCTGCTGGGCGCGCGGGTCGAGGAAGGCGAGGACGACCTCATCGCCGTGCCGAAATCCGAAGAGGAAGAGGCGCTCTTCGCGCAGATCCGCAAGCGGATCGCCGCAACCCCGGGCTGGTTCGTCAAGCAGCGCCACGCCATCCGCGGCGTGTCCGAGGAAACCACCACCGGCGTGCACCGTCTCTATGACCTGCACAAGAAGGGCCAGCTTCCGTTCCCGGCGATCAACGTGAACGACAGCGTCACCAAGTCCAAGTTCGACAACAAGTATGGCTGCAAGGAATCGCTGGTCGATGGCATCCGCCGCGCCACCGACACGATGATGGCCGGCAAGGTCGCGGTGGTCTGCGGCTATGGCGACGTCGGCAAGGGTTCGGCCGCGTCGTTGCGCGGCGCCGGCGCGCGCGTCAAGGTGACCGAGATCGACCCGATCTGCGCGCTTCAGGCCGCGATGGACGGGTTCGAGGTGGTGACACTGGAAGATGTGGCCGCCAGCGCAGACATCTTCATCACCACCACCGGCAACAAGGACGTGATCCGCATCGAGCACATGCGCGCGATGAAGGACATGGCCATCGTCGGCAACATCGGCCACTTCGACAACGAGATCCAGGTCGCGCAGTTGAAGAACCACAAGTGGACCAACATCAAGGACCAGGTGGACATGATCGAGATGCCCTCGGGCAGCCGCATCATCCTGCTGTCCGAAGGGCGCCTGCTGAACCTGGGCAACGCCACCGGCCACCCCAGCTTCGTGATGTCCGCCAGCTTCACCAACCAGGTGCTGGCGCAGATCGAGCTGTTTTCCAAAAAGGGTGAATACGCGCCGGGCGTCTACATCCTGCCCAAGCATCTGGACGAGAAGGTCGCGCGCCTGCACCTGGCCCGCATCGGCGTCAAGCTGACGGAACTGAAGCCCGACCAGGCGGATTACATCGGCGTCACCATCGACGGCCCCTTCAAGCCCGAGCATTACCGCTACTGA